A segment of the Chitinophagaceae bacterium genome:
TTGGTATGCCGGGGCCGACCTTGCCGGTTCTGCATCACGTGAAAGACAATTTCTGTTAGAAACATTAAACATAGAAGCATCGCCGCCACCTGCCACCGGGCCTATGAGCGGCGAACCGCTTCGTATTGGCATAATTGGTTTTGGCGGCAGGGGCGAAGACCTTTGCAGGGCACTCGGTTTTGCAACAAATGAGTGGCTTAAAGAAATGCAGGAAGCTGCCAGCACGAATCCAAATAATAAAAGACTGGCGGAGTTTAAAGCACAGGAAAACCTGAATGTAAAACTGGTTGCTGTATGCGATGTGTTTGATATAAAGGCACAGCGGGCTTTAGACTCATTCAATAACAATACAAATAAAATCAAACGGTTTCGTACGCATACAGAATTAATAAACAGCGGCGAAGTGGATGCAGTTATTATTGCTACTCCGGATCATTGGCATGCACCTATTTCCATTGATGCATTGAATGCCGGTGTACATGTATATGTAGAAAAACCAATGACACATAATATTTCGGAAACATATACACTTAGGGAAACGGTTAAAAAAAATCCGAAAACAGTTTTTGCGGTAGGCCATCAGCATCGCCAAACGCAGAGTTTTTTAACCGCACAGGATGTTATCAAAAAAAATATCCTTGGTCATGTTTCACTCGTTGTATCCAACACAAACCGTAATGATGATAACGGCGCCTGGCAGTACGATATACATGAAAAGGCCAGTGAGCAAACTATTGACTGGAACCAGTTTATAGGGAATGCGCCGCAAGTGCCATTTAATACTGAGCATTTTTTCCGCTGGAGAAAGTGGTGGGCTTACGGATCGGGATTATCCGGTGATTTGCTTACCCATGATTTTGATCGCATCAACTGCATTTTGAAAATGGGTATCCCAAATTCTGTAACTGCTTCGGGAGGTATCTATACACATCGTGACGGACGCAATGTTCCCGATGTGCTGCAGGTAAATATGGAGTACCCGGATTTTACTAACGGATCAAGTCAAACGCAGGGAAAAGAAAAGGGAATGACCTTTGTTTATAGTGCCACACTTGGTAATCAGTTTGACAGGGGAACTGTGATGATGGGGCATGATGGCAGTATGGAATTAGGTAACCAGATCACGGTATATGCTGATTCGGGTAGTACCAAATATGCTGAACTTTTGAAAGAGGGAAGAATAGAGCCAGGCGTTCCGCTTTATCAGTATGACCCTGCTGCCAATGGAGTAGATGCTGTTACTTCGGCTACTGCAAAATATTTTGCCAACAAAGGGTTACTGTGGACTTACAGAGATGGCAAACGTGTTGACAGCACATTTCTTCACATCAGAGAATGGTTAAGTTGTATCCGCAACGGTGGCACACCGAGTTGTTCCATTAAAGAAGGATTTGAAGAAGCTATTTCTGCACACATGGCAGGCCTTTCTTATAAATTGGGAAGAAAGATAGATTGGGATCGGGTAACAGAGCGAATAATAGCAAAGCCCGGCGAAGATCTTGATGCCTTGTTGTTAGCAAATAAAGAAAGCCTTGTAAAAGCATAAATGCTCACAATCATATTTAAAACTTATAGCAGATAGCATGAGAGACAAAGTACTATTTACCAGGCTGCAGTTAACAACACTTGTGGCATTGCGTTTTTTAATTGGCTGGCATTTATTGTATGAGGGGTTCTCAAAAATTCTGCAATCCAACTGGTCATCCATTGGTTTTTTAAGAGAATCAAAATGGATACTGGAAGGGTTTTCAAATTGGATCATTTCAAATCCTGCGGTGCTGAGCGCTGTAGATTTTTTAAATAGCTGGGGACTGATTGCCATTGGATCAGGTTTGATACTGGGACTGTTTACAAGAGTTGCAGCCATATCGGGAGCGTTACTTCTTTTCATGTACTACCTGAATAACCCGCCCTTAATTGGTTTGGAGTATTCAACACCCAATGAAGGAAACTATTTAGTGGTAAGCAAAACATTAATCGAATCGGTTGCTTTAATTCTGCTGGCTGTATTTCCAACCAGTCATATAATCGGGTTAGATTATTTCTGGACAAAATTTAATATCACCGGGGCAAATAAAAAATAATTTCTATTATGGCAAACGAAAAAGATATTGATCAAAAGGGTACCGGAGATGAAGTAACAGGCGCAGGTAAAGATCGCCGTACAATTTTAAAAGCATTGGCAGGTTTGCCTGTGCTTGGTTTTTTTGGTTACCAGTTAGCAGAGAAAAAAGCATATCAGCAACAAAAGGGGAATGTGGTACTGAAAGAACTGGGAATTGAAAATATAAATGCAGATCCCGTCAAAAAAAATACAACCGGTAAAAAGGGAGAATTGATTCGTATTGGTATTGTTGGTTTTGGAAGCAGGGCAAATGACCTGGCCATTGCATTGGGTTACATGCACCCTGATGAGGTTAAAAAAAGAAAGGAGAACAAAAGCTTTGACAATTATCTGCTGCAGGAAGATTTGAATGTGGCATTGATCGGTATATGTGATGTCTTTGATCTTCATGCAGAGAAAGGAATGACAGTTGCAAAGAGTGAAGTACACTCTGGCGGGCATGGAAATCTTGAAGTGAAAAGATACAGGCATTACCATGAAATGCTGAACGATAAAAATATTGATGCTGTAATTATTGCAACGCCCGATCATCATCATGCACCTATGGCTACTGCTGCAATGAAAGCGGGTAAGCATGTGTATTGCGAAAAAAGTGCAGCACAAACCGAAGCCGAATTAAATGAGTTGTATCAGGCGGTAACAAACAGTAAATGTGTTTACCAGTTGGGTCACCAGGTTCCGCAGAACGTTGTTTTTAAACAGGCAAAGGAGTTAATTCAAAAAGATGTATTGGGAAAAATTACTTTGATAGAAACAACAACAAACCGTAATTCTGCTGAAGGCGCATGGATCAGGCATCTTGATAAAAATGGAAAACCTAAACCGGGAGATGAAAAAAATATTGATTGGGAGCAATGGCTTGGATCAACTCCCAAAGTTCCGTTTAGTATTGACCGTTATTATAACTGGACAAAGTGGTTTGATTATGATATGGGAATGATTGGCCAGCTTTTTACACATGAGTTTGATGCGGTTAATCAACTGTTGGGGATAGGCATCCCAAAATCAGCAGTTGCTTCGGGAGGAATATATTACTGGAAGGATAACCGGGAAGTTCCTGATACATTGCATTTGGTGCTTGAATATCCTGCTCGGGATTTATCACTCATGTACAGCGCCTGCCTGGCTTCCAACAATGATCGTGGACGGGTATTTATGGGGCATGATGCAACGATGGAGTTAGGAGCTTCAATAAAAATTACTGCAGACAGGGAATCTACACGATACAAAAAAATGATTGAAGCCGGTACCATTGACGTTACTGCGCCGATGATCGCTATTCAACCCGGATCAAACAAAGTGGATGCGGTTGCTTCAGCTACGGCGAGGTATTATGCTTCAAGGGGATTAGATTCGACTAATATAGGAGGACGCAGTGTTGATATTACTCATTTACATATTAAAGAGTGGCTGGACTGTATTCGATTTGGAGGAGTACCCAGTGCGAATATTGAGCGTGCCTTTGAAGAAGGAATAGCCTGCATTATGGCAAACAAAGCATATCTGGAGAAAAGACGTGTTGAATGGGATCCTGCTGCCAAACGAATTGTGTAAACGATAGGTTGTGCTGAACCTTTTGGAAAAAATGATAGAGGGGTAATGATAAATATACCAGCAATACCTTCACCAATATTAAATTTTAAGCATGAAATTACTTGCCAAATATCTGCTTCCTAATCTACTGATGATTTTTTTTGCAGTTCCCGGTGAAGCACAGTACACTCCTTCGCAACACCGCCTGCCAAAGGATAATGAAGTGGGTGTAAGTGCACCAGGAAGTTATGCAAAGGCAGGCACTACTTATATGCTTACAAAAAATATTACCAGCGCTAAAAGCGCCATTTTTCTTGGCAAGGATGTAACGCTTGATTTGAATGGATATACCATCAAATACGCAGATGGGAATTATCAGCACATCTTCAACTCGGGGTTTGAACAGGGACTGAAAGGATGGGATGTTTCAAAAGCGCCAGGCGCCAAAGTAGTGAACACAAAAGATGTGCATGTGTTTATTGGTAAAAAGATTTTGAGTTTGAAGGCAGGTGATCAAGTTACTTCATCATACGTGAACCTTTCGCTTTCCAACCGTTCTTATTTTGCGATGTGCGGTGTAACAGGAAGTGATTATAAAGACATGAAGGGTGATGATATAAATAATCAAATGAAAGTAAGCGTATATGTAGAAGATGAACATGGCAGAGACACAAGATGCCTTACAAAATATGGCGACACAACCTTAGTGAGTTGCCCGGTTGAAAAAAAATCTCCCCGTTTGGGAGGCGGATTTGTGTATGCACATCTTAATAATTTGCCTGCGGGAAAATACCGGGTGCGGATAAAAGCAGATACAGATTGTTTAGTGGATGAAATTGATATTCGCCCGGCCATGGATGTGGGTATTGGCATTGTGGAAAACACTTATCCTATCGGACATTATGATCACTTGTACAACCATGTATATTCAGCTTTTTTTGATTATACAAAAGATGTTTCCACGGGAACTCCTCTTGAATCTATTGCGAGAGTTCAGGGTGAAAGTACCGTCATCATAAAGAACGGAGTAATTGAAAGCGGTGCAATGGGGATACTTTCATGGGGCATTCAATCAACCGCAAAAAATGTAAAAATTATTTTAGACAATGTGAAAATAAAAACCTCTGGTATTAACGCAATAGCAGCAGATCTTCCGCAGGCAACTATTACGCAATGCACCTTTGATGTAGAAAACCCCTTTATTATAAACCGGCATTATTCTAACTTTTATGCCGTTGATTTAAGAGGAGATGCTCCTTCAGAAGTTTCGTTTTCTGAATTCTATGGCGGACAGGGGTGCCTCGTGTTTAAGGGAAATAAATCCAGTATTCATCATAACCATTTTGTAAACCGCCAAATGGTTACTAACCATTACAGCATCATGGCAATGGGAGACAGCTCAACAATTTTTGAAAACAGAATTGAACCCGAAACCGGTTCGGGTATTGAAATATATGTGCACCGCGGTATTGAAATATTCAATAATACTTTCAACATAAAAACCTCTCCGCCTACCTGCGAATATGGACATGAAGAATACAGCACTGCCGCTATAAGAATGGCTGATTACCAGAGAAAGCCTGGTTCTGCTGATGCCTGTCTGGGAAATAAAGTTTATAATAACAGTATTTACATTACAGCAAATGATTATCCGGATCACAAAAGCTACATTCCCATGTGCTGGGCAATTTATTACAGTGCGATGGGTGGAGAAAATTATGTATTCGGGAATGATATTGTTGTTGAAAAGCCGATTCTTTCTTCAAAAGCAATAGCTGCGGCTTTTTATATATGTGGGGGGACAGAAGGATTTGGCGGGCAATTCTACAATAACCGAATTACTGCCAATGTGCCTGCTGCATGGTTAGCCTCATTTTACGGAGGAACTGCTAACACTAAAATATACAACAATACCATTATCAAGTCTCCTTTAGCCAATGCGCAATTTAAACCTTTCAGGATGGGATGGCAAGGGTGTGAAGAATGCATTGCTAAAAATGTTGAGTTCAGATCAAATACTATTGAAGGCGCAAAATTTGATGTGGAGACTACAGAACAAAATCACAGTTATACTGTTTACTGGACATTAACCATAAAAATTACCGATGAGAAAGGGAATCCTGCTAAAAATACAGAAGTGACTTTTCGTGATAAAAATAATGCTATGATACTGCAAACCAAAACGGATGAATATGGCAAACTGCAAACAGAATTACCTGAATACGCAGTTAACGGAAAAGAAAAAAAATATTCATCACCATATACTGTTTCAGTGGGCGGTTGTGAAAAGAAAGTGGAGCTAGATAAAAACATAGACATTAGCTGCACAATAAAATAAGATTTGAAAAGAGTAAGCATGAAGCAGATAAAAATTTTATTACCGTTATTTATCACAGGTTGGATAAGCTGCTTTTGCATAGCGCAGCATACCTGGAAAAAAGACGAGTTGAATGGGATCCCACTGCAAAACGAATTGTGGAAACGGAGCTTGTACTGAACATTTTGCAAATAATAATAGAAAGGGAATAATAAATATACCGTACTGGTATAAAAAGTATGCTGATTGAAAAGATAATTCTTTACATCTATCCAATGAAATAAGTGAAGTATGAAATTGACAGAACTTGCATTTTTAATTACAGTCATCTCATTCTTTTCATGCAAAATACTGCAACATAAACCGGGAAGAGTCGATTTTCCTGAATTATCCGGGATTGAGCAAATAACAAATAATGAAAAGGAACATCTTTTTGCAAGTTATTACGGAATAAATTCGTTTAGCCAATCAGAACGTTTTGTTACTGTACTTGAGACCGATATTAAATTCAGGTTGCCGAGTGAAACTGAACCTGCAACATTAGGTCTGGTTGACTTAGTAACCAAAGAGTTTATTCCCCTCACTAAAACTCATGCCTGGAATTTTCAACAGGGATGTATGGCTCATTGGCTCGGAACATCACCGGATTCATTAATAATTTTCAATGATTTTAGAGACGGGAAATTTGTTTCAGTTATTATGAATGTATATACAAAAAAGGAAGTCAAAATAATTCCCTTCCCAATTAGCGCAGTATCTCCTGATGGGAATGAAGCTTTAAGTATTAATTTCTCAAGACTAAGGATAACTCGTCCTGATTATGGTTATGGTGGAAAAGGGCAGAATTCCCGTGAAAGTATTCCTTTTCCACCTGAGGATGGTCTATTCCTTATTAATCTTAAAACCGGAAATGCCAAATTATTGGTTTCTTATGAACAAATAGCGAATCTGGTTCCTCCCATCAATGAAGGACAAATCGAATGGTTTAATCATACTTTATTCAGCCGTAATGGATCCAGGATATTCTGGCTATCCAGGCATAAAGATACTATAGGATGGGTTACTACCGCTTTTACAGTTAACAGGGATGGTTCCAGGTTACAAAGATGTTTCCCGGATGATTGGGGAGGTTCACATTACGACTGGTTGAATGATGATGAATTGATGATTACAGCAAAATGGGAAGGAAAACAATTTGCACATATATTATTCAATGTGGATGACAAAAAATATAAAAGGCTTGGTAATGGCATTTTGGATTATGACGGACATGGTACCTTCTCCCCAAATCAGAAATGGATGGTAACAGACACTTATCCGGGAGAAGGGATGAGGGAACAAAAAATCTACCTGATGGACATGAAATCACAGGCCGTCATTTCAATTGGCAGATTTACTGAACCGGAAGAGTTCCGGGGTTACTGGAGATGCGATATTCATTGCCGTTGGAGCCCTGGCAGCGATATCATTGGTTTTAATTCAACTCATAATGGGAGCAGGCAGGTTTACATTATAAGATTAAAGAATTAGATATTCAGCAATTATGTCAAAGGTTGAATCAAAAAACCCCTTCTACATTAAACTACAATAACCTTAAAAATGAATTATGAAGTCTTGTAATATTAATAATCTTATCACGAAAAAGCTGGTTTTCGTTAAAAATATTTTCACCATTGTTCTTTTCCTGTCTCTTTCCTCTGGCAACATCGTTTTTGCACAGGATAAAAGCCTGGAACCGGGAAGTGTTTTCCGGGAATATTCATACAAAAAAACGGTTAGCCCGTTTAAAGGTGCATTCGATTATTATGATTCTGTACAGGTTGTTTTGAATATGGATGATTTAAAAGATGCAACAGGAGCTGAAGTTGCCATAAATTTTTGGGGCGGACATATTGGTACCAGCGACCAGACTTTTAAAATTAACGGAAGTGAAAAATATAACTTCCCCCAACCGAATACTCCTGGTAGCCCTTACTGTTATTTTCGCAGCAGCAATGGGAACAGTCCTGTTCAGATTCCACTAACAAAGTTGAAGAAGGGCGGGAATACATTTACATTTTTTTGTGGCAAACAAATTTGTTATGGTTTTAACTGGCCACACTATATTATTAATTCATTTACCGTTAGGGTTTATTATAATCCGGATTTAAAAAAATGTGTGAAGGGGTCAATAAAAAAAGCAAAGGAGAACGATACAGCCCACAACCTGGTTGGGGTAAAAACAAATGTTGATAATCC
Coding sequences within it:
- a CDS encoding Gfo/Idh/MocA family oxidoreductase → MANENDHFKKWNRRDILKSLGGIPLLGAVWYAGADLAGSASRERQFLLETLNIEASPPPATGPMSGEPLRIGIIGFGGRGEDLCRALGFATNEWLKEMQEAASTNPNNKRLAEFKAQENLNVKLVAVCDVFDIKAQRALDSFNNNTNKIKRFRTHTELINSGEVDAVIIATPDHWHAPISIDALNAGVHVYVEKPMTHNISETYTLRETVKKNPKTVFAVGHQHRQTQSFLTAQDVIKKNILGHVSLVVSNTNRNDDNGAWQYDIHEKASEQTIDWNQFIGNAPQVPFNTEHFFRWRKWWAYGSGLSGDLLTHDFDRINCILKMGIPNSVTASGGIYTHRDGRNVPDVLQVNMEYPDFTNGSSQTQGKEKGMTFVYSATLGNQFDRGTVMMGHDGSMELGNQITVYADSGSTKYAELLKEGRIEPGVPLYQYDPAANGVDAVTSATAKYFANKGLLWTYRDGKRVDSTFLHIREWLSCIRNGGTPSCSIKEGFEEAISAHMAGLSYKLGRKIDWDRVTERIIAKPGEDLDALLLANKESLVKA
- a CDS encoding DoxX family membrane protein; amino-acid sequence: MRDKVLFTRLQLTTLVALRFLIGWHLLYEGFSKILQSNWSSIGFLRESKWILEGFSNWIISNPAVLSAVDFLNSWGLIAIGSGLILGLFTRVAAISGALLLFMYYLNNPPLIGLEYSTPNEGNYLVVSKTLIESVALILLAVFPTSHIIGLDYFWTKFNITGANKK
- a CDS encoding Gfo/Idh/MocA family oxidoreductase, translating into MANEKDIDQKGTGDEVTGAGKDRRTILKALAGLPVLGFFGYQLAEKKAYQQQKGNVVLKELGIENINADPVKKNTTGKKGELIRIGIVGFGSRANDLAIALGYMHPDEVKKRKENKSFDNYLLQEDLNVALIGICDVFDLHAEKGMTVAKSEVHSGGHGNLEVKRYRHYHEMLNDKNIDAVIIATPDHHHAPMATAAMKAGKHVYCEKSAAQTEAELNELYQAVTNSKCVYQLGHQVPQNVVFKQAKELIQKDVLGKITLIETTTNRNSAEGAWIRHLDKNGKPKPGDEKNIDWEQWLGSTPKVPFSIDRYYNWTKWFDYDMGMIGQLFTHEFDAVNQLLGIGIPKSAVASGGIYYWKDNREVPDTLHLVLEYPARDLSLMYSACLASNNDRGRVFMGHDATMELGASIKITADRESTRYKKMIEAGTIDVTAPMIAIQPGSNKVDAVASATARYYASRGLDSTNIGGRSVDITHLHIKEWLDCIRFGGVPSANIERAFEEGIACIMANKAYLEKRRVEWDPAAKRIV
- a CDS encoding Ig-like domain-containing protein, which gives rise to MKLLAKYLLPNLLMIFFAVPGEAQYTPSQHRLPKDNEVGVSAPGSYAKAGTTYMLTKNITSAKSAIFLGKDVTLDLNGYTIKYADGNYQHIFNSGFEQGLKGWDVSKAPGAKVVNTKDVHVFIGKKILSLKAGDQVTSSYVNLSLSNRSYFAMCGVTGSDYKDMKGDDINNQMKVSVYVEDEHGRDTRCLTKYGDTTLVSCPVEKKSPRLGGGFVYAHLNNLPAGKYRVRIKADTDCLVDEIDIRPAMDVGIGIVENTYPIGHYDHLYNHVYSAFFDYTKDVSTGTPLESIARVQGESTVIIKNGVIESGAMGILSWGIQSTAKNVKIILDNVKIKTSGINAIAADLPQATITQCTFDVENPFIINRHYSNFYAVDLRGDAPSEVSFSEFYGGQGCLVFKGNKSSIHHNHFVNRQMVTNHYSIMAMGDSSTIFENRIEPETGSGIEIYVHRGIEIFNNTFNIKTSPPTCEYGHEEYSTAAIRMADYQRKPGSADACLGNKVYNNSIYITANDYPDHKSYIPMCWAIYYSAMGGENYVFGNDIVVEKPILSSKAIAAAFYICGGTEGFGGQFYNNRITANVPAAWLASFYGGTANTKIYNNTIIKSPLANAQFKPFRMGWQGCEECIAKNVEFRSNTIEGAKFDVETTEQNHSYTVYWTLTIKITDEKGNPAKNTEVTFRDKNNAMILQTKTDEYGKLQTELPEYAVNGKEKKYSSPYTVSVGGCEKKVELDKNIDISCTIK